One stretch of Arachis duranensis cultivar V14167 chromosome 1, aradu.V14167.gnm2.J7QH, whole genome shotgun sequence DNA includes these proteins:
- the LOC107464300 gene encoding nuclear transcription factor Y subunit B-5-like: MDEIGESSIKEQEKLVPIANVGRIMKQILPHNAKVSKEAKETMQECVSEFISFVTSEASDKCRKERRKTVNGDDICFALASLGFDDYVHPITRYLQRFRELDLDHHHTRTNSINQERDTRNSTFDDDDE, from the coding sequence ATGGATGAGATTGGGGAGAGTAGCataaaggaacaagagaagttGGTGCCAATAGCGAACGTTGGTCGAATCATGAAGCAAATTCTTCCCCACAACGCCAAGGTTTCCAAGGAAGCCAAAGAAACCATGCAAGAATGTGTGTCGGAGTTCATCAGCTTCGTGACTAGCGAGGCGTCTGACAAGTGCCGGAAGGAGCGGAGGAAGACGGTTAATGGAGATGACATATGCTTCGCTTTGGCCTCTCTTGGCTTCGATGATTATGTTCATCCTATCACAAGGTATTTGCAGAGATTTAGAGAACTTGATCTTGACCATCATCACACTAGAACTAATAGTATTAATCAAGAAAGAGATACACGGAATAGCacctttgatgatgatgatgaatag